The Bremerella cremea sequence CTTTTTTCCCAGAACTGAGTTAGGTAGGGTCTCAGGTAGACGTAGTACGGCCCAACTCTGAAATCGTGTTGCCATGCGAGCGGTTCTTCCGTTGCAAACAACAAGGTCTCATCGACGTCGAGAATCAACAAAGGTTTTTCTGTCGTACTCATCCTTGTCTCTATTGCTTGGTGGATGTTCTTTCGACGATCTCGTATAGGAACTGACTATACGCTTCTTTCATCGGCAAATTGTATTCTGCCTTAACCCGTCGCCGCCGTGCGGTCACTTCCTGCCTGGTCATTGGGTTAACCGCTGGCTTGTCAAACTCTTCCCAATAGAGGCCGATGCCTCGCTTCTGCCAGTTCGGTAGATCGTTGAAGTGGATTCCGTACTGAAGTAACAGTTCGCTCTTTTGGCTCACGGATAAGCCCAGCAGACGCTTCGTGGCCTCTTGTTCACTCTGGCCGTCTTCGCGAAGCGTCCAATAGCACCACGCATTCAAGGCATTCCGGGCAGCATCTTCGTTTCGCCAACGAAAATAATCCACCACAAGCTCACGGTTGGGCAACTGTGAGATGCGGCAATCAAACGTAGCTGCCTGTCCCAATTTCAGTGAGAATTGAGAACTGGCTTCACCGGCGAGCGTCGAGTTGTACTTCCTTAGTTTTCTGCCGAACGACGGTTCTTCAGGATGGAATAGGAGCGAAATCTCTTCACTCTCGGTATAGGCATAAACGACTCGAAAACCGCAAGTCATCAAAGACTTCACTGTCGCCACCATCAAATCTCGGAATCGCTCGTCGAATGGAACTTGAAATTGGCGGTGTTCCTTCGTCAGCCGAGTGAAGTTGCGGCCATCTAGTCGGGCAACCATGTAAATGCCCGGTAGTACGCAAAAGTCAGCGGAGGTTTCAAAGACCCGCATCTTCGTGTCGAGTTCGTCAAATTTCATTCTTCCATTCCTCGACTACAAACCCAGTTTCGGTAAGTCGGACATAAAATAGCTCGTCGAATCCTTCATTCATCGACGGAAGCTCTAGCTTTTTAGCGGCGGATAAAATTGCGACGTCGGGAACTCGTTCACT is a genomic window containing:
- a CDS encoding tRNA(His) guanylyltransferase Thg1 family protein; translated protein: MKFDELDTKMRVFETSADFCVLPGIYMVARLDGRNFTRLTKEHRQFQVPFDERFRDLMVATVKSLMTCGFRVVYAYTESEEISLLFHPEEPSFGRKLRKYNSTLAGEASSQFSLKLGQAATFDCRISQLPNRELVVDYFRWRNEDAARNALNAWCYWTLREDGQSEQEATKRLLGLSVSQKSELLLQYGIHFNDLPNWQKRGIGLYWEEFDKPAVNPMTRQEVTARRRRVKAEYNLPMKEAYSQFLYEIVERTSTKQ